A portion of the Ricinus communis isolate WT05 ecotype wild-type chromosome 10, ASM1957865v1, whole genome shotgun sequence genome contains these proteins:
- the LOC8282026 gene encoding RNA polymerase sigma factor sigB isoform X1 — MMSCLLPQFKCQPDTFSIHFRANYFHFSNVTQSTAKSREPIYYRAQCILSTTSPSTSTAVLDLEKLRLPSFEAPSDSIAPNSPWTYVRAIGPPKEATFGSTLATETLITSDEAVIAAAAAEAVALARAAVKVAKDAALLVKNFPSAETESKLTSPSTIDASRWPQFTETERARIIGDSVATETGPREESSMQSSIKESDYLELTHKELELLQKQLSEGIAVRSRRQTERKARRARAVEKAASSVVSVKPGSTSKKKRGSLQEVDYSDPLRYLRGTTSTSRLLTASEELELSAAIQDLLKLERLQEELAERYGGQPTFAQWAAAAGVDQRTLRKRINHGTICKDKMIKSNIRLVISIAKNYQGAGMNLQDLVQEGCRGLVRGAEKFDASKGFKFSTYAHWWIKQAVRKSLSDQSRTIRLPFHMVEATYRVKEARKQLYSENGRHPDDEEVAEAAGLSMKRLSAVLLTPKAPRSLDQKIGMNMDLKPSEVIADPEAETAEELLMKQFMKQDLEKVLNTLNPRETQVVRWRFGLEDGRMKTLQEIGEIMGVSRERIRQIESSAFRKLKNKKRTKQLKQYLLA, encoded by the exons ATGATGTCTTGTTTGCTTCCACAGTTTAAGTGCCAACCTGACACTTTCTCTATCCATTTTAGAGCTAACTACTTTCACTTTTCTAACGTTACTCAATCCA CAGCAAAGAGTAGAGAGCCGATATATTACCGAGCACAATGCATTTTGTCCACCACATCACCATCAACATCAACCGCAGTGCTTGATCTGGAGAAGCTGAGATTACCTTCTTTTGAAGCTCCTTCAGATTCAATTGCTCCAAACAGTCCATGGACATATGTAAGGGCAATTGGTCCTCCCAAAGAG GCTACCTTTGGATCGACTTTAGCTACAGAAACACTTATTACAAGTGATGAGGCTGTAATTGCTGCAGCTGCTGCCGAAGCAGTTGCTCTTGCAAGAGCTGCTGTCAAGGTTGCAAAGGATGCAGCCCTTTTGGTTAAAAATTTCCCTTCTGCAGAAACAGAAAGTAAACTTACGAGTCCATCTACAATTGATGCATCTAGATGGCCGCAATTTACAGAAACAGAAAGAGCCCGTATTATAGGAGATTCTGTGGCAACTGAAACTGGACCAAGAGAAGAATCTTCCATGCAATCGTCCATCAAAGAATCCGATTATCTGGAGCTAACTCATAAAGAGCTTGAACTTCTGCAGAAGCAACTTTCTGAGGGTATAGCTGTGAGATCAAGGCGccaaacagaaagaaaagcCAGACGAGCAAGAGCAGTGGAAAAGGCTGCTTCAAGTGTTGTTTCTGTGAAGCCTGGTTCTACCAGCAAGAAAAAGCGTGGTTCTCTACAGGAAGTGGACTATTCTGATCCATTACGTTACTTGAGAGGCACAACAAGCACTTCCAGGCTTCTTACTGCTAGTGAAGAATTGGAATTGTCTGCAGCAATACAG GACCTATTGAAACTTGAAAGGCTCCAGGAGGAGCTTGCGGAGCGTTACGGagggcagcccacctttgCACAGTGGGCAGCTGCTGCAGGGGTAGATCAGAGAACTTTAAGGAAGCGCATAAACCATGGTACAATATGCAAAgacaaaatgataaaatccAACATACGGCTTGTTATTTCAATTGCTAAAAATTACCAGGGCGCTGGGATGAATCTCCAAGATCTTGTTCAG GAAGGTTGTCGAGGACTTGTAAGAGGTGCAGAGAAGTTTGATGCTTCAAAAGGTTTCAAATTCTCAACATATGCTCATTGGTGGATTAAACAGGCAGTGCGCAAGTCTCTTTCTGATCAATCTAGGACAATACGCTTGCCA TTTCACATGGTGGAGGCAACATACAGAGTGAAGGAAGCAAGAAAGCAATTATATAGTGAAAATGGAAGACATcctgatgatgaagaagttgCAGAGGCAGCTGGACTTTCAATGAAGAGGCTTAGTGCTGTACTTCTAACTCCAAAAGCTCCAAGATCTCTCGACCAGAAGATTGGGATGAACATGGATCTTAAACCTTCG GAAGTAATAGCAGATCCTGAAGCGGAAACAGCAGAAGAGCTGCTAATGAAGCAATTTATGAAGCAGGACTTGGAGAAGGTGCTGAACACTCTCAATCCAAGGGAGACTCAAGTGGTGAGATGGAGATTTGGATTGGAGGATGGAAGGATGAAAACATTGCAAGAGATTGGAGAGATTATGGGTGTTAGCAGGGAAAGAATTCGACAAATTGAGTCCAGCGCATTTCGGAAACTAAAGAACAAGAAGAGGACCAAACAATTGAAGCAGTATTTACTAGCATAA
- the LOC8282026 gene encoding RNA polymerase sigma factor sigB isoform X2 produces MMSCLLPQFKCQPDTFSIHFRANYFHFSNVTQSTKSREPIYYRAQCILSTTSPSTSTAVLDLEKLRLPSFEAPSDSIAPNSPWTYVRAIGPPKEATFGSTLATETLITSDEAVIAAAAAEAVALARAAVKVAKDAALLVKNFPSAETESKLTSPSTIDASRWPQFTETERARIIGDSVATETGPREESSMQSSIKESDYLELTHKELELLQKQLSEGIAVRSRRQTERKARRARAVEKAASSVVSVKPGSTSKKKRGSLQEVDYSDPLRYLRGTTSTSRLLTASEELELSAAIQDLLKLERLQEELAERYGGQPTFAQWAAAAGVDQRTLRKRINHGTICKDKMIKSNIRLVISIAKNYQGAGMNLQDLVQEGCRGLVRGAEKFDASKGFKFSTYAHWWIKQAVRKSLSDQSRTIRLPFHMVEATYRVKEARKQLYSENGRHPDDEEVAEAAGLSMKRLSAVLLTPKAPRSLDQKIGMNMDLKPSEVIADPEAETAEELLMKQFMKQDLEKVLNTLNPRETQVVRWRFGLEDGRMKTLQEIGEIMGVSRERIRQIESSAFRKLKNKKRTKQLKQYLLA; encoded by the exons ATGATGTCTTGTTTGCTTCCACAGTTTAAGTGCCAACCTGACACTTTCTCTATCCATTTTAGAGCTAACTACTTTCACTTTTCTAACGTTACTCAATCCA CAAAGAGTAGAGAGCCGATATATTACCGAGCACAATGCATTTTGTCCACCACATCACCATCAACATCAACCGCAGTGCTTGATCTGGAGAAGCTGAGATTACCTTCTTTTGAAGCTCCTTCAGATTCAATTGCTCCAAACAGTCCATGGACATATGTAAGGGCAATTGGTCCTCCCAAAGAG GCTACCTTTGGATCGACTTTAGCTACAGAAACACTTATTACAAGTGATGAGGCTGTAATTGCTGCAGCTGCTGCCGAAGCAGTTGCTCTTGCAAGAGCTGCTGTCAAGGTTGCAAAGGATGCAGCCCTTTTGGTTAAAAATTTCCCTTCTGCAGAAACAGAAAGTAAACTTACGAGTCCATCTACAATTGATGCATCTAGATGGCCGCAATTTACAGAAACAGAAAGAGCCCGTATTATAGGAGATTCTGTGGCAACTGAAACTGGACCAAGAGAAGAATCTTCCATGCAATCGTCCATCAAAGAATCCGATTATCTGGAGCTAACTCATAAAGAGCTTGAACTTCTGCAGAAGCAACTTTCTGAGGGTATAGCTGTGAGATCAAGGCGccaaacagaaagaaaagcCAGACGAGCAAGAGCAGTGGAAAAGGCTGCTTCAAGTGTTGTTTCTGTGAAGCCTGGTTCTACCAGCAAGAAAAAGCGTGGTTCTCTACAGGAAGTGGACTATTCTGATCCATTACGTTACTTGAGAGGCACAACAAGCACTTCCAGGCTTCTTACTGCTAGTGAAGAATTGGAATTGTCTGCAGCAATACAG GACCTATTGAAACTTGAAAGGCTCCAGGAGGAGCTTGCGGAGCGTTACGGagggcagcccacctttgCACAGTGGGCAGCTGCTGCAGGGGTAGATCAGAGAACTTTAAGGAAGCGCATAAACCATGGTACAATATGCAAAgacaaaatgataaaatccAACATACGGCTTGTTATTTCAATTGCTAAAAATTACCAGGGCGCTGGGATGAATCTCCAAGATCTTGTTCAG GAAGGTTGTCGAGGACTTGTAAGAGGTGCAGAGAAGTTTGATGCTTCAAAAGGTTTCAAATTCTCAACATATGCTCATTGGTGGATTAAACAGGCAGTGCGCAAGTCTCTTTCTGATCAATCTAGGACAATACGCTTGCCA TTTCACATGGTGGAGGCAACATACAGAGTGAAGGAAGCAAGAAAGCAATTATATAGTGAAAATGGAAGACATcctgatgatgaagaagttgCAGAGGCAGCTGGACTTTCAATGAAGAGGCTTAGTGCTGTACTTCTAACTCCAAAAGCTCCAAGATCTCTCGACCAGAAGATTGGGATGAACATGGATCTTAAACCTTCG GAAGTAATAGCAGATCCTGAAGCGGAAACAGCAGAAGAGCTGCTAATGAAGCAATTTATGAAGCAGGACTTGGAGAAGGTGCTGAACACTCTCAATCCAAGGGAGACTCAAGTGGTGAGATGGAGATTTGGATTGGAGGATGGAAGGATGAAAACATTGCAAGAGATTGGAGAGATTATGGGTGTTAGCAGGGAAAGAATTCGACAAATTGAGTCCAGCGCATTTCGGAAACTAAAGAACAAGAAGAGGACCAAACAATTGAAGCAGTATTTACTAGCATAA
- the LOC8282026 gene encoding RNA polymerase sigma factor sigB isoform X4 yields MMSCLLPQFKCQPDTFSIHFRANYFHFSNVTQSTKSREPIYYRAQCILSTTSPSTSTAVLDLEKLRLPSFEAPSDSIAPNSPWTYATFGSTLATETLITSDEAVIAAAAAEAVALARAAVKVAKDAALLVKNFPSAETESKLTSPSTIDASRWPQFTETERARIIGDSVATETGPREESSMQSSIKESDYLELTHKELELLQKQLSEGIAVRSRRQTERKARRARAVEKAASSVVSVKPGSTSKKKRGSLQEVDYSDPLRYLRGTTSTSRLLTASEELELSAAIQDLLKLERLQEELAERYGGQPTFAQWAAAAGVDQRTLRKRINHGTICKDKMIKSNIRLVISIAKNYQGAGMNLQDLVQEGCRGLVRGAEKFDASKGFKFSTYAHWWIKQAVRKSLSDQSRTIRLPFHMVEATYRVKEARKQLYSENGRHPDDEEVAEAAGLSMKRLSAVLLTPKAPRSLDQKIGMNMDLKPSEVIADPEAETAEELLMKQFMKQDLEKVLNTLNPRETQVVRWRFGLEDGRMKTLQEIGEIMGVSRERIRQIESSAFRKLKNKKRTKQLKQYLLA; encoded by the exons ATGATGTCTTGTTTGCTTCCACAGTTTAAGTGCCAACCTGACACTTTCTCTATCCATTTTAGAGCTAACTACTTTCACTTTTCTAACGTTACTCAATCCA CAAAGAGTAGAGAGCCGATATATTACCGAGCACAATGCATTTTGTCCACCACATCACCATCAACATCAACCGCAGTGCTTGATCTGGAGAAGCTGAGATTACCTTCTTTTGAAGCTCCTTCAGATTCAATTGCTCCAAACAGTCCATGGACATAT GCTACCTTTGGATCGACTTTAGCTACAGAAACACTTATTACAAGTGATGAGGCTGTAATTGCTGCAGCTGCTGCCGAAGCAGTTGCTCTTGCAAGAGCTGCTGTCAAGGTTGCAAAGGATGCAGCCCTTTTGGTTAAAAATTTCCCTTCTGCAGAAACAGAAAGTAAACTTACGAGTCCATCTACAATTGATGCATCTAGATGGCCGCAATTTACAGAAACAGAAAGAGCCCGTATTATAGGAGATTCTGTGGCAACTGAAACTGGACCAAGAGAAGAATCTTCCATGCAATCGTCCATCAAAGAATCCGATTATCTGGAGCTAACTCATAAAGAGCTTGAACTTCTGCAGAAGCAACTTTCTGAGGGTATAGCTGTGAGATCAAGGCGccaaacagaaagaaaagcCAGACGAGCAAGAGCAGTGGAAAAGGCTGCTTCAAGTGTTGTTTCTGTGAAGCCTGGTTCTACCAGCAAGAAAAAGCGTGGTTCTCTACAGGAAGTGGACTATTCTGATCCATTACGTTACTTGAGAGGCACAACAAGCACTTCCAGGCTTCTTACTGCTAGTGAAGAATTGGAATTGTCTGCAGCAATACAG GACCTATTGAAACTTGAAAGGCTCCAGGAGGAGCTTGCGGAGCGTTACGGagggcagcccacctttgCACAGTGGGCAGCTGCTGCAGGGGTAGATCAGAGAACTTTAAGGAAGCGCATAAACCATGGTACAATATGCAAAgacaaaatgataaaatccAACATACGGCTTGTTATTTCAATTGCTAAAAATTACCAGGGCGCTGGGATGAATCTCCAAGATCTTGTTCAG GAAGGTTGTCGAGGACTTGTAAGAGGTGCAGAGAAGTTTGATGCTTCAAAAGGTTTCAAATTCTCAACATATGCTCATTGGTGGATTAAACAGGCAGTGCGCAAGTCTCTTTCTGATCAATCTAGGACAATACGCTTGCCA TTTCACATGGTGGAGGCAACATACAGAGTGAAGGAAGCAAGAAAGCAATTATATAGTGAAAATGGAAGACATcctgatgatgaagaagttgCAGAGGCAGCTGGACTTTCAATGAAGAGGCTTAGTGCTGTACTTCTAACTCCAAAAGCTCCAAGATCTCTCGACCAGAAGATTGGGATGAACATGGATCTTAAACCTTCG GAAGTAATAGCAGATCCTGAAGCGGAAACAGCAGAAGAGCTGCTAATGAAGCAATTTATGAAGCAGGACTTGGAGAAGGTGCTGAACACTCTCAATCCAAGGGAGACTCAAGTGGTGAGATGGAGATTTGGATTGGAGGATGGAAGGATGAAAACATTGCAAGAGATTGGAGAGATTATGGGTGTTAGCAGGGAAAGAATTCGACAAATTGAGTCCAGCGCATTTCGGAAACTAAAGAACAAGAAGAGGACCAAACAATTGAAGCAGTATTTACTAGCATAA
- the LOC8282026 gene encoding RNA polymerase sigma factor sigB isoform X3, producing MMSCLLPQFKCQPDTFSIHFRANYFHFSNVTQSTAKSREPIYYRAQCILSTTSPSTSTAVLDLEKLRLPSFEAPSDSIAPNSPWTYATFGSTLATETLITSDEAVIAAAAAEAVALARAAVKVAKDAALLVKNFPSAETESKLTSPSTIDASRWPQFTETERARIIGDSVATETGPREESSMQSSIKESDYLELTHKELELLQKQLSEGIAVRSRRQTERKARRARAVEKAASSVVSVKPGSTSKKKRGSLQEVDYSDPLRYLRGTTSTSRLLTASEELELSAAIQDLLKLERLQEELAERYGGQPTFAQWAAAAGVDQRTLRKRINHGTICKDKMIKSNIRLVISIAKNYQGAGMNLQDLVQEGCRGLVRGAEKFDASKGFKFSTYAHWWIKQAVRKSLSDQSRTIRLPFHMVEATYRVKEARKQLYSENGRHPDDEEVAEAAGLSMKRLSAVLLTPKAPRSLDQKIGMNMDLKPSEVIADPEAETAEELLMKQFMKQDLEKVLNTLNPRETQVVRWRFGLEDGRMKTLQEIGEIMGVSRERIRQIESSAFRKLKNKKRTKQLKQYLLA from the exons ATGATGTCTTGTTTGCTTCCACAGTTTAAGTGCCAACCTGACACTTTCTCTATCCATTTTAGAGCTAACTACTTTCACTTTTCTAACGTTACTCAATCCA CAGCAAAGAGTAGAGAGCCGATATATTACCGAGCACAATGCATTTTGTCCACCACATCACCATCAACATCAACCGCAGTGCTTGATCTGGAGAAGCTGAGATTACCTTCTTTTGAAGCTCCTTCAGATTCAATTGCTCCAAACAGTCCATGGACATAT GCTACCTTTGGATCGACTTTAGCTACAGAAACACTTATTACAAGTGATGAGGCTGTAATTGCTGCAGCTGCTGCCGAAGCAGTTGCTCTTGCAAGAGCTGCTGTCAAGGTTGCAAAGGATGCAGCCCTTTTGGTTAAAAATTTCCCTTCTGCAGAAACAGAAAGTAAACTTACGAGTCCATCTACAATTGATGCATCTAGATGGCCGCAATTTACAGAAACAGAAAGAGCCCGTATTATAGGAGATTCTGTGGCAACTGAAACTGGACCAAGAGAAGAATCTTCCATGCAATCGTCCATCAAAGAATCCGATTATCTGGAGCTAACTCATAAAGAGCTTGAACTTCTGCAGAAGCAACTTTCTGAGGGTATAGCTGTGAGATCAAGGCGccaaacagaaagaaaagcCAGACGAGCAAGAGCAGTGGAAAAGGCTGCTTCAAGTGTTGTTTCTGTGAAGCCTGGTTCTACCAGCAAGAAAAAGCGTGGTTCTCTACAGGAAGTGGACTATTCTGATCCATTACGTTACTTGAGAGGCACAACAAGCACTTCCAGGCTTCTTACTGCTAGTGAAGAATTGGAATTGTCTGCAGCAATACAG GACCTATTGAAACTTGAAAGGCTCCAGGAGGAGCTTGCGGAGCGTTACGGagggcagcccacctttgCACAGTGGGCAGCTGCTGCAGGGGTAGATCAGAGAACTTTAAGGAAGCGCATAAACCATGGTACAATATGCAAAgacaaaatgataaaatccAACATACGGCTTGTTATTTCAATTGCTAAAAATTACCAGGGCGCTGGGATGAATCTCCAAGATCTTGTTCAG GAAGGTTGTCGAGGACTTGTAAGAGGTGCAGAGAAGTTTGATGCTTCAAAAGGTTTCAAATTCTCAACATATGCTCATTGGTGGATTAAACAGGCAGTGCGCAAGTCTCTTTCTGATCAATCTAGGACAATACGCTTGCCA TTTCACATGGTGGAGGCAACATACAGAGTGAAGGAAGCAAGAAAGCAATTATATAGTGAAAATGGAAGACATcctgatgatgaagaagttgCAGAGGCAGCTGGACTTTCAATGAAGAGGCTTAGTGCTGTACTTCTAACTCCAAAAGCTCCAAGATCTCTCGACCAGAAGATTGGGATGAACATGGATCTTAAACCTTCG GAAGTAATAGCAGATCCTGAAGCGGAAACAGCAGAAGAGCTGCTAATGAAGCAATTTATGAAGCAGGACTTGGAGAAGGTGCTGAACACTCTCAATCCAAGGGAGACTCAAGTGGTGAGATGGAGATTTGGATTGGAGGATGGAAGGATGAAAACATTGCAAGAGATTGGAGAGATTATGGGTGTTAGCAGGGAAAGAATTCGACAAATTGAGTCCAGCGCATTTCGGAAACTAAAGAACAAGAAGAGGACCAAACAATTGAAGCAGTATTTACTAGCATAA